A single genomic interval of Arthrobacter methylotrophus harbors:
- the rpmA gene encoding 50S ribosomal protein L27 — protein sequence MAHKKGASSTRNGRDSNAQYLGVKRFGGQVVSAGEIIVRQRGTHFHPGAGVGRGGDDTLFALQAGAVEFGTRRGRRVVNIVAAAAAE from the coding sequence ATGGCACATAAAAAAGGCGCGAGTTCCACTCGCAACGGTCGTGACTCCAACGCCCAGTACCTCGGCGTGAAGCGCTTCGGTGGCCAGGTCGTTTCCGCAGGCGAAATCATCGTCCGCCAGCGTGGCACCCACTTCCACCCGGGCGCCGGCGTCGGCCGCGGTGGCGACGACACCCTGTTCGCCCTGCAGGCAGGTGCGGTTGAGTTCGGTACTCGCCGTGGCCGTCGCGTAGTGAACATCGTTGCTGCTGCAGCTGCAGAGTAA
- the proB gene encoding glutamate 5-kinase yields MTTSAARIAEVTDGDDAAERQALAGAKRIVVKVGSSSLTSIKGGISEKALTALVHALAEKRNSGTEIILVSSGAIAAGLAPLGLAKRPKDLATQQAAASVGQGLLMARYSQAFAAHGVTVSQVLLTADDLMRRTQHSNAYRALDRLLNLGVVPVVNENDTVATHEIRFGDNDRLAALVAHLVRADALVLLSDVDALYDGPPSLGAKRIPLVSGPQDLVGVTIGKAGKAGVGTGGMTTKVEAASIAASSGIHALVTSTANAAAALAGEDVGTWFAINGNRKPVRLLWLAHLASVRGRLVLDDGAVKAVRDRHTSLLPAGISSVQGDFEPGDPVEMFSHEGTVIARGLVNYSSEELPRMLGRSTKELAKDLGRGYDRVVVHVDDLVLVQSSRSTKLGE; encoded by the coding sequence ATGACGACTAGTGCGGCCCGCATCGCTGAAGTCACTGATGGTGACGACGCCGCCGAACGCCAGGCACTGGCGGGCGCCAAGCGGATCGTGGTCAAAGTAGGTTCGTCCTCGCTGACCAGCATCAAAGGCGGCATCTCGGAGAAAGCGCTGACGGCACTCGTCCACGCCCTGGCCGAGAAGCGCAATTCCGGGACGGAGATCATTCTGGTCTCCTCCGGTGCCATCGCGGCAGGTCTCGCCCCGCTCGGCCTTGCCAAGCGTCCGAAGGATCTCGCCACACAGCAGGCTGCCGCGAGCGTGGGGCAGGGGCTGTTGATGGCGCGTTATTCCCAGGCTTTTGCCGCGCATGGAGTCACGGTCAGCCAGGTCCTCCTGACTGCGGATGACTTGATGCGCCGCACGCAGCACAGCAACGCGTACCGCGCGTTGGATCGTTTGTTGAACCTCGGCGTTGTGCCGGTCGTGAACGAAAACGACACCGTGGCCACGCACGAAATCCGCTTTGGCGACAATGACCGCTTGGCCGCCTTGGTGGCACATCTCGTCCGTGCAGACGCGCTGGTCCTGCTTTCCGACGTCGACGCCCTCTACGACGGTCCGCCGTCGTTGGGTGCCAAGCGTATTCCGCTCGTTAGCGGTCCTCAGGACCTCGTCGGCGTGACCATCGGAAAGGCCGGCAAGGCAGGAGTCGGTACCGGTGGCATGACCACCAAGGTGGAGGCTGCGTCCATCGCCGCGAGCTCCGGCATCCACGCCCTTGTGACGTCGACGGCGAATGCCGCAGCCGCCCTCGCGGGCGAAGACGTGGGTACGTGGTTCGCCATCAATGGCAACCGCAAACCCGTCCGTCTGCTCTGGTTGGCCCACCTCGCGTCGGTTCGGGGCCGTTTGGTGCTCGACGACGGCGCTGTCAAGGCTGTGCGCGACCGCCATACTTCGCTGCTGCCCGCCGGGATTTCATCCGTGCAGGGGGACTTTGAGCCCGGCGACCCGGTGGAGATGTTTTCCCACGAGGGCACTGTCATTGCCCGGGGGCTTGTGAACTATTCCTCGGAGGAGCTTCCCCGCATGCTTGGCCGCTCCACCAAGGAGCTCGCCAAGGACCTTGGCAGGGGATATGACCGCGTAGTTGTTCATGTTGACGACCTCGTACTGGTCCAGTCGTCCCGCTCCACTAAACTTGGAGAATGA
- the obgE gene encoding GTPase ObgE yields the protein MATFVDRVVLHVSGGTGGHGCVSVKREKFKPLGGPDGGNGGNGGDVILRVDAQTTTLLDYHHAPHRHATNGGPGMGDWRGGKNGETLVLPVPDGTVVKTKDGVVLADLVGEGTEFIAAAGGQGGLGNSSLSSQKRRAPGFALLGIEGDSSDIVLELKSIADIALVGFPSAGKSSLVAAMSAARPKIADYPFTTLIPNLGVVQAGDVRFTIADVPGLIEGASEGKGLGHNFLRHVERCAALVHVLDCGTLEAERDPLSDLAIIEQELDKYAVDMSYAGVDGEVVPLNERPKLVVLNKVDLPDGRDMAEFVRPELEQRGYRVFEVSATSHEGLRQLSYAMGEIVMAARKAVATAPPKVIAPVLRPRAVNESGFKIRREEKNLEPLFRVLGEKPVRWVKQTDFTNEEAIGYLADRLAKLGIENELFKMGAIPGDTVVIGEEDGVVFDWEPTMMAGAELLATPRGTDIRVADIGDRPTRSQKRDEQIERREAKAAARAELEAERKAGIWTESVSGRRLPKPLKESGLEAENDD from the coding sequence GTGGCGACCTTCGTAGACCGGGTAGTACTTCACGTATCCGGCGGAACAGGCGGCCACGGCTGTGTCTCTGTTAAGCGCGAGAAGTTCAAGCCGCTCGGCGGACCCGACGGCGGTAATGGCGGTAACGGCGGCGACGTCATCCTGCGCGTTGATGCCCAGACCACCACTTTGCTTGATTACCACCACGCACCGCACCGCCACGCAACCAACGGCGGCCCGGGCATGGGTGACTGGCGCGGCGGCAAGAACGGTGAAACCCTGGTGCTTCCGGTTCCGGATGGCACCGTGGTCAAGACCAAGGACGGCGTTGTCCTGGCCGACCTCGTAGGAGAAGGCACCGAATTCATCGCCGCTGCCGGTGGCCAGGGCGGCCTCGGCAACTCTTCGTTGTCTTCGCAGAAGCGCAGGGCTCCGGGTTTCGCGCTCCTCGGTATTGAAGGCGACTCCAGCGACATCGTCCTGGAACTGAAGTCCATTGCCGACATCGCGCTGGTCGGCTTCCCCTCGGCAGGCAAGTCCAGCCTCGTCGCAGCGATGTCAGCGGCTCGGCCCAAAATCGCCGACTACCCGTTCACCACCCTGATCCCCAACCTTGGCGTGGTCCAGGCCGGTGACGTCCGATTCACTATTGCCGACGTTCCCGGGCTGATCGAAGGAGCAAGCGAAGGAAAGGGTCTCGGCCATAACTTCCTGCGCCACGTGGAGCGTTGTGCTGCGCTGGTGCACGTGCTGGACTGTGGAACCTTGGAAGCGGAAAGGGACCCGCTCTCTGACCTTGCGATCATTGAGCAAGAGTTGGACAAGTACGCGGTGGACATGAGCTACGCGGGCGTTGACGGCGAAGTGGTCCCCCTGAATGAACGCCCCAAGCTTGTTGTACTCAACAAGGTGGACCTGCCGGATGGCCGGGACATGGCGGAGTTTGTCCGCCCGGAGCTGGAACAGCGCGGCTACCGCGTCTTTGAAGTTTCTGCCACGAGCCATGAAGGCCTGCGCCAATTGAGCTACGCCATGGGCGAGATTGTCATGGCCGCTCGCAAGGCCGTTGCCACTGCGCCTCCCAAGGTTATTGCTCCTGTGCTCCGCCCCCGCGCTGTCAATGAGTCCGGCTTCAAGATCCGCCGCGAGGAAAAGAACCTCGAGCCGCTCTTCCGCGTGTTGGGGGAGAAGCCGGTCCGCTGGGTCAAGCAGACTGATTTCACCAACGAGGAAGCCATCGGCTACTTGGCAGATCGCCTAGCCAAGCTCGGCATTGAAAACGAGTTGTTCAAGATGGGCGCGATTCCGGGTGACACCGTGGTGATCGGCGAAGAGGACGGCGTCGTGTTCGACTGGGAGCCCACCATGATGGCGGGCGCCGAACTCCTGGCAACGCCGCGAGGCACCGACATCCGTGTTGCCGACATCGGCGACCGACCCACCCGTTCGCAGAAGCGCGACGAGCAGATCGAACGCCGCGAAGCCAAGGCCGCCGCGCGCGCCGAGCTGGAAGCCGAGCGCAAGGCGGGCATCTGGACCGAGTCCGTAAGCGGCCGTCGTCTACCCAAGCCCCTGAAGGAAAGCGGCCTGGAAGCCGAAAATGACGACTAG
- a CDS encoding glutamate-5-semialdehyde dehydrogenase: protein MTEALTPDAPVMTDALTSGNPAQAPETREPGTAPLTPEQVEAAVHSIADRSRHAARRMGHANRAWKDRALRAIGSALREHEAAVLAANAKDIEAGRNNGTSAAMLDRLTLTAARIEGLVAALENLAGLPDPVGNVVRGQTLPNGLRLRQVNVPMGVVAAIYEARPNVTVDIAGLALKSGNAVILRGGSAAAHTNAALVEILRDAMESVGLPADAVQSVDQFGREGAAVLMRARGRVDVLIPRGGRDLIQTVVNNSSVPVIETGEGNVHIFIDESASEDMAVNILLNAKTQRPSVCNTVETLLVHSKSTVLPAVAAALRSAGVTLHVDPRIQAALSGTVETVPADDVDWATEYMDLDLAVAMVDDLDEAVAHIRKWSTGHTEAILTNNLANAEKFIADIDSAAVIVNASTRFTDGGELGLGAEVGISTQKLHARGPMGLTELTTTKWIVQGEGQIRS from the coding sequence ATGACTGAGGCTCTTACTCCCGATGCTCCCGTGATGACCGACGCCCTGACTTCCGGCAATCCGGCCCAGGCGCCGGAAACCCGGGAGCCCGGAACTGCGCCACTCACCCCCGAGCAGGTCGAAGCTGCCGTGCACTCGATTGCCGACCGCTCGCGGCACGCCGCGCGGCGCATGGGACACGCGAACCGTGCCTGGAAGGACCGCGCCCTGCGTGCCATCGGCTCCGCCCTGCGGGAACACGAGGCGGCAGTTCTCGCAGCCAACGCCAAGGACATCGAGGCAGGCCGCAACAACGGAACCTCCGCCGCCATGCTGGACCGATTGACCTTGACCGCGGCGCGTATTGAAGGCCTTGTGGCGGCACTTGAGAACCTCGCGGGCTTGCCTGACCCCGTGGGTAATGTGGTCCGCGGCCAGACGCTTCCGAATGGGCTGCGCCTGCGCCAAGTGAACGTGCCCATGGGAGTGGTCGCAGCGATCTACGAGGCCCGCCCCAACGTTACGGTTGATATCGCGGGACTTGCCTTGAAGAGTGGCAATGCCGTGATCCTGCGCGGCGGCTCGGCTGCTGCGCACACCAACGCGGCCTTGGTGGAGATCCTCCGCGATGCCATGGAATCCGTGGGGCTGCCTGCCGACGCCGTCCAGAGCGTGGACCAGTTCGGCCGCGAGGGCGCAGCTGTCCTGATGCGGGCCCGTGGCAGGGTGGACGTGCTGATTCCCCGTGGTGGACGCGATCTGATCCAGACTGTGGTGAACAACTCTTCTGTGCCCGTCATCGAGACCGGCGAAGGAAATGTTCATATCTTCATCGACGAATCCGCCAGCGAAGACATGGCTGTCAATATCCTGCTCAACGCCAAGACCCAGCGCCCCAGCGTCTGCAACACGGTAGAGACCCTTTTGGTGCACTCGAAATCCACCGTGCTGCCCGCCGTCGCCGCCGCTCTGCGCTCCGCCGGCGTCACCTTGCATGTCGACCCGCGGATCCAGGCGGCGCTGTCCGGCACGGTGGAGACGGTGCCGGCCGACGACGTCGATTGGGCCACCGAATACATGGATCTTGACCTCGCCGTAGCTATGGTTGACGACCTCGACGAGGCGGTCGCCCACATTCGGAAATGGTCGACGGGCCACACCGAAGCCATCCTGACGAACAATCTGGCGAACGCCGAGAAGTTCATCGCGGATATCGATTCTGCGGCTGTCATCGTGAACGCTTCGACGCGTTTCACGGATGGTGGCGAGC